The Eremothecium gossypii ATCC 10895 chromosome VII, complete sequence nucleotide sequence CGGCGTCGCCAGCTTCCGCGAGGGCACGGGCGTACGCACCGTGGACTTCTCCGGCCCCATGCCTCACCCCCGCTCACCTCCTGCGCCTGCACATAATACCAGCGACGAGGCCGATGTTAACTCCCCTCACGATCGCACTCACCCTGATGATCCTACTCAAGAGACGGAATGACGGCATTGTTCACCACAGAGACAGTTTGATATAAGTTAAAACTATCTGCATTAAGGGTTTATTGGTGTATTGGTTCCATTGATGGCTTTCTTTGCATTGATATATCATAATACTACTATTGGTGTATATAATTACTCGTATCTTCGTTCCGGACTGATATCTGTATGTATATAACTGATTATGCATGTATTAGGCCCACTTGACTTATATCCCCATGTTCTGCACGTGATCACATCGGTTTTCTTCCACTAGGCCCGCAGTCACCTGCATGGGCTACAAAAGACCCCTCAGGAAGAACCAGCTCGGCCACTACCAGTCGTGTACGAGCCAATAGTACGATGTTGGTCTACCAAATGAAGGGCTACAGCGGCTATGCCGTTCAGTACTCGCCGTTCTTCGACAACAAGCTGGCAGTGGCATCAGGATCTAACTTTGGACTGGTGGGAAATGGCCGACTATTCATCATGGATCTCACGGCGCAGGGCACGATGGTGGAGTCCAACTCATTTCTCACCAAGGATGGGCTGTTCGACGTGGCGTGGAACGAGCTGCACGAAAACCAggtgctggcggcgcagggCGACGGGTCTCTGCGGTTGTTCGACATCACGCTGCAGCAGTACCCGATCGCGTTGTTCCAGGAGCACCAGCGGGAGGTCTTCAGTTGCAACTGGAACTTGCTGCATAAGGACACATTTGTGAGCTCGTCGTGGGACGGCACGGTGAAGGTGTGGACACCGGCGCGGCCACAGAGCATGCTGACgctgctgcccgcgcccgcgaACCGCAGCGTGATGGTAGAGCcaggcgcgcgcggcctACCGCTCTCGaaccagcagcagcacaaGGACGCTGCCGACAACAAGGACTGCATATACCAGGCGCAATTCTCGCCGCACGACCCGAATCTCGTGATGAGCTGCTCCGGTAACTCCTACGTCTCGCTTTTCGACCTGCGGCAGCCCGCGGCGTCGAACCAGCAGCGCTTCATCGCGCACAGTGGTCTAGAAGCGCTCTCCTGCGACTTCAACAAATACCGCCCGCATGTAATCGCGACTGGCGGCGTCGACAAGATGGTCAAGGTGTGGGACCTGCGGATGGTACGGCAGACACTTACAACCAGCAGGACTGCCCCTGTCTCCATCAACGAAATGCAGGGCCACTCCTTGGCTGTGCGCAAAGTCGTCTGGTCCCCGCACCACTCGAACATCCTCCTCTCCACCTCCTACGACATGACCTGCCGAGCCTGGCACGACCTCGCGGACGGCCCCGGTGGCCAGCACTCGGGGCGAACCAACAACAGCGACCCGCAGCGCGGTTGCTCCTATGTGTTTTCCAAGCACTCCGAGTTCGTCTTCGGTGCAGACTGGAGCCTTTGGGGCCAGCCGGGCTACGTCGCCACCACCGGCTGGGACGGCCAGGTCTGCGCGTGGTACGCGCTCGCTAGGTAGCTCACGTTACGTACAGACAGCATACATAAAACGGCGCCGGCTaccgccgcagcgcgccTTGCACCTCCCACGTCTCGAGCTTCTCCCGCCGCACGTGGTACTCCGTGCGCAGCCGCAGGTACTGTGTCAGAAACGCGTCCACCTCCGCGTCGCCCAGCTGTGCCCGCAGCACCCGGCACTCCGCCTCCGCAGCGCGCATttcctgctgcagccgcgccCGCAGAACCCCGTCGTCGTAACGGGCCCGGCACGCCCCGTCTACCGCCTGCCACGCCTCATGGTACCGGAACACTAGCCTCTGATACCCGTCCAGCCGCTCCTGCACGCGCTGTCGCTCCCCTTCCAGCCCCGCAAACGTCTCCCGTATTTCAGCCAGCTGTTTTCGTTGCTGCTCCACCCGCTTCTGCGTCTCCTCGCTCTCGCACAACCCCGCCACGTACAGCTGCAACTTGTCCTGCGCCTTCAacagctcctgcagctctGCAGTCGACAGCAAATGCGCCTtgcgcggcagcggcaccTCAGCCCTCGGCCCGCCAGCCGCTGCGCACGGTTTCGGGGGTAACACTGGCGTCCCCATCCAATTGATCCGCTATTCCCGTGTACAATCGACAGGCGCGGGCTCCAGCGAGCCCGTACAATTTCACCAGTTTTAGGAAAATTCAACACCAGCCCCAGAGTAAGCGCCGCCGGGGAGACAGACATCGCGGGGCTGCTCCTCGGCTGTCCGGCTCGCCGGACGGTCCAGGCATAGACGCAGTGTGCGGCTGCGAGGAGCCTTGCCGATCCCCTCTCGCGCGGGAGCCAGCGCGAGGCTGCGAGGGGCGCCCGTAGCGCGGCAAGAAGAACCCCTAGATCGGTACCGGCCCCGGCGTTTAGCCGTGTAGCTGGCCGCGATTGACGTGTCAGCGGAGTGTCGCTGACTGCATGCCGGTCCCCGTGGCCATCGGTGCGTTATAGGCGTGGCTTTGCGCCACATGTGTGGGCGGGCCGCCGGCGGGCTGCCTAGTCACATGACGCCCGGTATATAAGTACCCAGATGCCGAGTCTTTCGTTTCTTGCGCGGCCGAGACAACGGACATGTCTGCAACTGCTCCTATCAGAATCGCGGCTCGTGCGCAGCCCGCCAAGTACGCGTTCATCATCTTCCATGGCCTCGGCGACAGCGGTGCCGGCTGGACGTTCCTGGCCGAGTACCTGCAGCGCGACCCGGCACTCGCAAGCGCGCAGTTCGTGTTCCCGACAGCGCCGGTGCGCCCGATCACGGCGAACAACTTCGCGCCCGCCACGGCGTGGCTGGACGTGCGCTCGTGGCTCTCGCACGAGTCCGTGGACCTCGAGGGCTTCAACGAGTCCATGAAACTCGTCCCGAAGCTCATCGAGGAGCAGGTCGCGCAGGGCATTCCCTACGAGCGCATCTGGATCGGCGGCTTCTCGCAGGGCGCTGCGTTGACGATGGGCACCGCGCTGAGCTTCCCGCACCGCCTCGGCGGCTTCCTGTCGTTCTCCGGCCCGCCCAGCTACCGCTGGCTCGAGCATACCGTGTCCGACGCCAACACGGGGGCGCCCGTCTTCCAATCGCATGGCACCATGGACGAGGTCTTCCCTTCCAGCGGTGCGGAAGCTGTTCACCGGAGCTTCACCTCCCAGTACGGCTTTAAAAACCACCGCCTGAAGATTTACGACGGCTTAGGGCACTCGATCTCGCcccagctgctggacgatGCGCTGGCTTTTATCAAGGCCAACCTCGACGCCGAGAAGCCGGCCCCGCGGCCCGCCCTGTGAGTCTAGTTAATAGAATGCGCTGTCCGCGGGCCTGGCGGGTCCGCGACACTGCTTAGCTGCTACATAAGGTTTCTCCGTATCTTGTACTTGGGTGATCGCCTTCAACGGTTGTTGATTATACCTTTTATTAATATCTTGAAGCCCGCAGTCCCCTCAAGTACTATAAATACGCCAGTCCAAAGGGCCAATTCCGAGCAGTAGGGTTGAGACCACTCACAAAGTAACGCAGTTCGTATTGGATCGCATCCGCAACGAATCTTTCGATGTCACTGCCGTTGAAGCCTCTGTCGATCGACTCGAACTTCAAGAGACTAGATTCCAAGCAAAGCAAGTACCACCAGAACGTGCAGAAGGCACTACAGCACTTCGATGCTGTGACTGAGTGGGCGGACTACATTTCGAGTCTGGGCAAGCTGCTCAAGGCGCTGCAGAGCTGGACGCCGCAGTTCCAGAACGTGAAATACTACGTGCCCTTCCCATACCAGGTCAGCCGCCGGCTGGCGTCGTCGTTGTCGCCCGACCTACCGTCCGGTGTGCACTTGAAGACGTTGGACGTGTACATATTCATATTTGAGAAAATTGGGATGGAGGCGCTAAGCAAGGAATGCAATATTTGGGTGGCCGGTATCCTCCCGCTCATGGCGTATGCGTCGATCTCCGTCAAATCACCCGTGATCGAGCTGTACGAGAAGTACCTGATACGGCTCCCCCCGTCGATGttgcggctgctggcaaAGCCGCTCATTGCTAGTCTGCTGCCCGGCGTCGACGACGAGAGCAGCGAGTTCCAGCCTATGGTGCTGGGGCTGCTGGACGACCTGCGGCGCAACCTGGGGGACGACTCGCTGTTCTGGCAGAGCTGCTTCATGATCATGCTGTCACTGCGGAACCGGCGGCTGGGCGGGCTCGTGTGGATGACCAAGCGGCTTCCCTCCCTCAATGCAGTGCCACACCTGGTTTCTCAGTACCAACAGCAGGCAGCAGAGGGGAACGGCGATGTGCAAGACAagaagcagcagcgccaAGCCGCTCTGGCGCTTTTGCTGCCCGAGTCGCGATGTATAGTCTCGCCCGAGCCGGGTCTGCTGATCCGTTCTCTGGTCAACAGTCTGCGCGAAGAGAACGAACTCTTGATCCAACGTGGGATCCTGGATCTTCTGGCACAACGCATCCATCTCCACTCTCCTGTTCTGCAGACGCTGGTCACAAAGGCTGATAGAGAGCTGCTGATTATGAGCTGCTGCAAGACAATGTTGAAAAAGGACATGTCGTTGAATCGGCGCATATGGAACTGGCTCCTGGGCCCTTCCTCCCGCGTACAGCAGGCGGATACGCCCCTGAATGACTACTTCCCAAAGTATGGCTTGGAAAGTTTGATGAATGGAATCATTGCCATGATAGGTTCGGAGAGCGAACTCCCCAACGCCTTTAAGATATGTC carries:
- the PEX7 gene encoding Pex7p (Syntenic homolog of Saccharomyces cerevisiae YDR142C (PEX7)), translating into MLVYQMKGYSGYAVQYSPFFDNKLAVASGSNFGLVGNGRLFIMDLTAQGTMVESNSFLTKDGLFDVAWNELHENQVLAAQGDGSLRLFDITLQQYPIALFQEHQREVFSCNWNLLHKDTFVSSSWDGTVKVWTPARPQSMLTLLPAPANRSVMVEPGARGLPLSNQQQHKDAADNKDCIYQAQFSPHDPNLVMSCSGNSYVSLFDLRQPAASNQQRFIAHSGLEALSCDFNKYRPHVIATGGVDKMVKVWDLRMVRQTLTTSRTAPVSINEMQGHSLAVRKVVWSPHHSNILLSTSYDMTCRAWHDLADGPGGQHSGRTNNSDPQRGCSYVFSKHSEFVFGADWSLWGQPGYVATTGWDGQVCAWYALAR
- the SRN2 gene encoding ESCRT-I subunit protein SRN2 (Syntenic homolog of Saccharomyces cerevisiae YLR119W (SRN2)), whose product is MGTPVLPPKPCAAAGGPRAEVPLPRKAHLLSTAELQELLKAQDKLQLYVAGLCESEETQKRVEQQRKQLAEIRETFAGLEGERQRVQERLDGYQRLVFRYHEAWQAVDGACRARYDDGVLRARLQQEMRAAEAECRVLRAQLGDAEVDAFLTQYLRLRTEYHVRREKLETWEVQGALRR
- the TML25 gene encoding palmitoyl-(protein) hydrolase (Syntenic homolog of Saccharomyces cerevisiae YLR118C) — its product is MSATAPIRIAARAQPAKYAFIIFHGLGDSGAGWTFLAEYLQRDPALASAQFVFPTAPVRPITANNFAPATAWLDVRSWLSHESVDLEGFNESMKLVPKLIEEQVAQGIPYERIWIGGFSQGAALTMGTALSFPHRLGGFLSFSGPPSYRWLEHTVSDANTGAPVFQSHGTMDEVFPSSGAEAVHRSFTSQYGFKNHRLKIYDGLGHSISPQLLDDALAFIKANLDAEKPAPRPAL